The following proteins are encoded in a genomic region of Flammeovirga pectinis:
- a CDS encoding DsrE family protein — protein sequence MERHIVGVVLASIFITMTLAFGKYGEDSFVFHVESKEHLEEVLSTTDSLETNDKIKFHKAEVIVCGDALNNIMDDIDTMERIASIDPDRVQLSICQSSIDEHNINIADFPQEVNIISNGLVRFLELQESGYKGIDME from the coding sequence ATGGAAAGGCATATAGTAGGTGTCGTACTAGCTTCAATTTTTATTACAATGACTCTCGCTTTTGGAAAATATGGAGAAGATAGCTTTGTCTTTCATGTAGAAAGCAAAGAGCATTTAGAAGAAGTTTTGTCGACTACAGATTCATTAGAAACGAATGATAAAATAAAATTTCACAAGGCAGAAGTAATTGTCTGTGGAGATGCATTAAATAACATTATGGATGATATAGATACCATGGAAAGAATTGCATCTATTGATCCTGATAGAGTTCAATTATCTATTTGTCAATCATCTATTGATGAGCATAATATTAATATAGCAGATTTTCCTCAAGAGGTAAATATAATTTCTAATGGCCTAGTAAGGTTTTTAGAGTTACAAGAATCTGGTTATAAAGGTATAGATATGGAATAA
- a CDS encoding 30S ribosomal protein S16, producing MAVKIRLARRGRKRRPIYNVVVADSRSPRDGRFIEKLGTYNPNTNPATIDIDPDTAAKWLLDGAQPTDTARMVLSKAGAMYKKHLQVGVRKGAKTQEEADKLFDAWMSERSSAYAAELDAKKAAAEAAVQAELEAGIAARKAVVEAEKKAAAEVLAAAAAAQAAKEEAEAVVEATSEEGEAEAPAEETKEDSAE from the coding sequence ATGGCAGTAAAAATCCGTTTGGCACGTCGTGGCCGTAAGAGAAGACCTATTTACAACGTAGTAGTAGCTGATTCGAGATCACCTCGTGATGGTCGTTTCATTGAGAAGTTAGGTACTTATAACCCTAATACTAATCCTGCAACTATCGATATCGATCCTGATACTGCTGCAAAGTGGTTATTAGATGGTGCTCAACCAACTGATACGGCTCGTATGGTTCTTTCTAAAGCTGGTGCTATGTACAAAAAACACTTACAAGTAGGTGTTCGTAAAGGTGCTAAAACTCAAGAAGAAGCAGACAAATTATTTGATGCTTGGATGTCAGAAAGATCTTCTGCATACGCTGCTGAGTTAGATGCTAAGAAAGCTGCTGCTGAAGCTGCTGTACAAGCTGAATTAGAAGCTGGTATTGCTGCTCGTAAGGCTGTAGTAGAAGCTGAGAAAAAAGCTGCTGCTGAAGTACTTGCTGCTGCCGCTGCTGCTCAAGCTGCAAAAGAAGAAGCTGAGGCTGTAGTAGAAGCAACATCTGAAGAAGGTGAAGCTGAAGCTCCTGCTGAAGAAACAAAAGAAGATTCTGCTGAGTAA